In one Candidatus Binatia bacterium genomic region, the following are encoded:
- a CDS encoding gamma carbonic anhydrase family protein has protein sequence MIIEYKGRRPTISPKAFIAPTAVLIGDVTVGDDSSIWFGAVLRSDQNANPIVVGARTSVQDNCVIHQGEAPTIIEDDVTVGHGAIMEGCVIRRGAIIGMNATLLENTEIGEESLIAA, from the coding sequence ATGATCATCGAATACAAAGGCCGGCGGCCGACAATTTCCCCCAAAGCGTTCATCGCGCCGACGGCAGTCCTCATCGGCGACGTGACCGTGGGAGACGATTCGAGCATCTGGTTCGGCGCGGTCCTGCGATCGGACCAGAACGCCAATCCTATCGTCGTGGGCGCGCGCACGAGCGTCCAGGACAACTGCGTGATTCACCAGGGCGAAGCGCCGACGATCATCGAAGACGACGTCACCGTCGGCCACGGCGCGATCATGGAAGGCTGCGTGATCCGGCGCGGCGCGATCATCGGCATGAACGCGACGCTTTTGGAGAACACCGAGATCGGCGAAGAGTCGCTGATCGCCGC
- the lhgO gene encoding L-2-hydroxyglutarate oxidase: MAASSYDVTVIGAGIVGLASAMKMAERFPKLRLLVLEKESQIAKHQTGHNSGVIHGGIYYKPGSLKAATCVTGRQALLDFCDKNGVAYDLCGKVIVATEEEELPRLEELFRRGQANKVPGLERIGPERLREIEPHARGIRAVYSPATGIIDFIQVAEAYARKLRELGGEVLTSTQVKNILQRDGELIVQTNREEFRSRYLINCGGLFSDRIARMASARGASASDDISARGVFASDDDIDVQIVPFRGEYYKVAPERGSLIKGLIYPVPDPRFPFLGVHFTRSIHGYVEAGPNAVLAFAREGYRWTDINLRDLSETLSFSGFHSVAKKYWKMGLEENYRSLSKRAFTRALQRLLPSITMSDLQPGGSGVRAQAVASDGALLDDFVIKQTGRAIHVLNAPSPGATASLAIGERIVANAAQAFSLQD; this comes from the coding sequence ATGGCGGCAAGTTCATACGACGTCACCGTCATCGGCGCCGGCATCGTGGGCCTCGCGTCCGCGATGAAAATGGCGGAGCGCTTTCCAAAGCTCCGCCTGCTGGTGCTGGAGAAGGAATCTCAGATCGCCAAACATCAAACCGGCCACAACAGCGGCGTCATTCACGGCGGGATCTATTACAAGCCAGGATCTCTGAAAGCCGCGACCTGCGTGACCGGGCGGCAGGCGCTTCTGGACTTCTGCGATAAGAACGGCGTCGCCTATGACCTGTGCGGCAAAGTCATCGTCGCGACGGAAGAGGAGGAGCTGCCGCGCCTGGAAGAATTATTCAGGCGCGGACAGGCGAACAAGGTTCCGGGACTGGAGAGGATCGGCCCGGAGCGGCTTCGCGAGATCGAGCCTCACGCCCGCGGCATTCGCGCCGTATACTCGCCGGCCACGGGGATCATCGATTTCATTCAGGTGGCGGAAGCCTACGCGAGAAAATTACGCGAGCTGGGCGGAGAGGTCCTCACGTCCACGCAGGTGAAAAATATTTTGCAGCGGGACGGTGAATTAATCGTGCAAACCAACCGGGAAGAATTCCGCTCGCGCTACCTGATAAACTGCGGCGGCCTCTTCTCCGACCGAATCGCGCGAATGGCGTCGGCGCGTGGAGCTTCCGCGAGCGACGACATCTCGGCGCGAGGAGTTTTCGCGAGCGACGACGACATCGACGTTCAGATCGTTCCCTTTCGCGGCGAGTACTACAAAGTAGCGCCGGAGAGGGGCTCTTTGATCAAAGGGCTCATCTATCCGGTTCCGGATCCACGCTTCCCGTTCCTGGGCGTCCACTTTACGCGCAGCATTCACGGCTACGTGGAAGCCGGACCCAACGCCGTATTGGCCTTCGCGCGCGAAGGTTACCGGTGGACGGACATCAATCTTCGGGATTTGAGCGAGACGCTTTCGTTCAGCGGTTTTCACTCCGTGGCCAAAAAATACTGGAAGATGGGGCTCGAAGAAAATTATCGTTCGTTGAGCAAGCGCGCTTTCACCAGGGCGCTGCAGCGTTTGTTGCCGTCTATTACGATGAGCGACCTCCAGCCCGGCGGATCGGGAGTGCGCGCGCAAGCGGTCGCGTCCGACGGCGCCTTGCTCGACGATTTCGTCATCAAGCAAACCGGCCGCGCCATCCACGTGCTGAACGCACCCTCGCCAGGCGCCACGGCCTCGCTCGCCATCGGCGAAAGAATCGTCGCGAACGCGGCGCAGGCGTTTTCCCTGCAGGATTGA
- a CDS encoding zinc-dependent alcohol dehydrogenase family protein: MLAALLDLPKPVEENPLKLTRLPDPAPGAGEILIRVRACAICHTDLHTVEADIALPRLPLVPGHQVVGVVEARGPGANRFKEGDRIGVAWLHRACGRCVYCSKGDENLCERAEFTGLQANGGYAELTIADESFAYRLPGGFSDLQAAPLLCAGVIGYRALKISGLGRGERLGLYGFGASAHIVIQIARYWSSEVYVFTRSAEHQRLARELGAAWVGRAEETPPENIHAAIIFAPAGRLVLDALRVLDKGGTVALAGITMTPIPEIDYAKLLYHERKLASVANATRRDAEELLALAAEIPIRTEVEIFALAEINQALRKLKEGRIRGAGVIEMKKAGG; this comes from the coding sequence ATGCTTGCCGCCCTGCTGGATCTTCCCAAGCCCGTAGAAGAAAACCCTCTCAAGCTCACCCGCCTGCCCGACCCGGCGCCCGGCGCCGGAGAGATTCTGATCCGCGTACGTGCTTGCGCCATCTGTCACACCGATTTGCATACGGTCGAAGCAGATATCGCCTTGCCGAGGTTGCCGTTGGTGCCCGGCCATCAGGTCGTCGGCGTGGTCGAGGCGCGCGGACCTGGCGCCAACCGATTTAAAGAAGGCGATCGCATCGGCGTGGCGTGGCTCCACCGAGCCTGCGGTCGATGTGTTTATTGCAGCAAGGGCGATGAGAACTTGTGCGAGCGGGCGGAGTTCACGGGCTTGCAGGCGAACGGGGGTTACGCCGAGCTGACCATCGCCGATGAATCCTTCGCTTATCGACTGCCGGGCGGATTCTCCGATTTGCAGGCCGCGCCGCTGCTCTGCGCCGGCGTCATCGGCTATCGCGCGCTCAAAATAAGCGGGCTCGGCCGCGGCGAGCGGCTGGGACTCTACGGGTTCGGCGCCTCGGCCCACATTGTCATCCAAATCGCGCGCTATTGGAGCTCGGAAGTCTATGTCTTCACGCGCAGCGCCGAACACCAGCGGCTCGCGCGGGAGCTGGGCGCCGCCTGGGTCGGGCGCGCCGAGGAGACGCCGCCTGAAAATATCCACGCCGCGATCATCTTTGCGCCCGCGGGCCGTCTCGTTCTCGACGCGCTTCGCGTGCTCGACAAAGGCGGCACGGTGGCGCTGGCGGGAATCACGATGACGCCGATTCCGGAAATCGATTACGCCAAATTGCTGTATCACGAGCGCAAGCTCGCGAGCGTCGCCAACGCCACGCGGCGCGACGCCGAAGAGCTGCTCGCGCTCGCCGCGGAGATCCCGATCCGCACTGAAGTGGAAATCTTTGCGCTCGCCGAGATCAACCAGGCGTTGCGGAAATTGAAAGAGGGGCGAATCCGCGGCGCCGGAGTGATCGAAATGAAAAAGGCGGGGGGCTGA
- a CDS encoding ABC transporter substrate-binding protein, producing the protein MRRKLGLITSPIILLSCLVFVLPASAGAPTDQVRGTVDNITAILKNPAFKTDAKKNERRDQLRQAIFSRFDFTEMAKRSLGTQWRKLSAQEQEEFVRLFTDLLERAYIDQIEAYNDEKFVYVKETVDQDFAEVQSRIVTPKGEYSLNYRLHLVGSEWKVYDVVVENISLVNNYRSQFSRIIANQSYEELVRRMKSKQIQSPTPADKK; encoded by the coding sequence ATGAGGCGGAAGCTTGGCTTGATCACCTCTCCCATCATCCTGCTTTCCTGCCTAGTCTTCGTGCTTCCCGCGAGCGCCGGAGCGCCGACCGACCAGGTGCGCGGCACAGTTGACAACATCACGGCGATCCTTAAAAATCCCGCTTTCAAGACAGATGCCAAGAAAAACGAGAGACGTGACCAACTGCGGCAAGCGATTTTCTCGCGTTTCGACTTTACCGAGATGGCCAAACGATCTCTGGGAACCCAATGGCGGAAGCTGAGCGCCCAGGAACAGGAAGAATTCGTGCGGCTGTTTACCGATCTTCTCGAACGCGCCTACATCGATCAGATCGAAGCTTACAACGACGAGAAATTCGTCTATGTAAAGGAGACCGTCGACCAGGATTTCGCCGAGGTGCAGAGCCGGATCGTGACCCCCAAAGGGGAATATTCCCTGAATTATCGGCTTCACCTGGTGGGGTCGGAGTGGAAAGTTTACGACGTCGTCGTCGAGAACATCAGCCTGGTCAACAACTATCGCTCTCAGTTCAGCCGGATCATCGCGAACCAATCGTACGAAGAGCTCGTGCGCCGGATGAAAAGTAAGCAGATCCAGTCGCCTACTCCGGCGGATAAAAAATAA
- the mlaD gene encoding outer membrane lipid asymmetry maintenance protein MlaD: MNQTRTEIFVGIFVLLGIVCLGYLAIRLGKLEVMGNTGYVVYADFSSVAGLKPGDPVEIAGVKVGRVEGLKLVDDRARLTLRIEESVKLPEDTIASVRSRGLIGDKFVLLSPGASDKMIAQGGRIRETESPPDLTDVIGKYIGGDLTSKGGENKGGENKGGETKGGEKK, encoded by the coding sequence GTGAATCAGACACGCACAGAGATCTTCGTCGGTATTTTTGTTCTTCTAGGCATCGTCTGCCTCGGCTACCTGGCCATCCGCTTAGGCAAGCTGGAGGTGATGGGCAATACCGGCTACGTCGTCTACGCCGATTTCTCGTCGGTAGCGGGATTGAAACCGGGCGATCCGGTCGAAATCGCCGGAGTCAAAGTCGGCCGCGTCGAGGGCCTTAAGCTCGTCGACGATCGCGCGCGTCTTACCCTCAGGATCGAAGAAAGCGTCAAACTCCCGGAAGATACGATCGCTTCGGTGCGCTCGCGCGGCCTGATCGGCGACAAGTTCGTCCTTCTGAGCCCGGGCGCCTCCGACAAAATGATCGCTCAGGGAGGCAGAATCCGCGAGACCGAATCTCCGCCGGATCTTACCGACGTCATCGGCAAATATATCGGAGGAGATCTGACCTCCAAGGGAGGCGAGAATAAGGGAGGCGAGAATAAAGGAGGCGAGACCAAGGGGGGCGAGAAGAAATGA
- a CDS encoding ATP-binding cassette domain-containing protein has protein sequence MIRVDDLHKSFGSQKVLNGVNLEFVKGKITTIVGTSGCGKTVLLKHLNALLLPDRGAVLVDGVDITKLRQKELYDMRGRFGVLFQGAALLDSMTIFDNVAFPLREKTEMSEPEIRKKVDERLDQVGLEGMGYKFPAELSGGMRKRAGLARALVTDPEIVLFDEPTTGLDPILAASIHQLIARTQKTFGFTGVVVSHTIPQVFDISDYVAILANGVIEEAKPAKEFQASQNPVVQQFIRGETEGPIQVL, from the coding sequence ATGATACGCGTTGACGACCTGCATAAAAGTTTCGGCAGCCAAAAAGTCCTCAACGGCGTCAATTTGGAGTTCGTCAAGGGAAAGATCACGACGATCGTCGGAACCAGCGGCTGTGGCAAGACGGTGCTGCTGAAGCACCTGAACGCACTTCTCCTGCCCGATCGAGGCGCGGTGCTCGTGGACGGAGTGGACATCACCAAGCTCCGGCAGAAAGAGCTCTACGACATGCGCGGCCGCTTCGGCGTCCTTTTCCAGGGGGCGGCGCTGCTCGATTCCATGACGATTTTCGACAACGTCGCTTTTCCGTTGAGAGAAAAGACCGAGATGAGCGAACCCGAGATCAGAAAAAAAGTCGACGAGCGGTTGGACCAGGTCGGACTCGAAGGCATGGGCTATAAATTTCCGGCGGAATTGAGCGGAGGAATGAGAAAACGCGCGGGGCTGGCCCGGGCGTTGGTGACCGACCCGGAGATCGTGCTTTTCGACGAGCCGACCACCGGCCTCGATCCGATCCTGGCGGCGAGCATCCACCAGCTCATCGCCAGAACGCAGAAGACCTTCGGCTTCACGGGCGTCGTCGTCAGCCACACGATTCCCCAGGTCTTCGACATTTCCGACTATGTCGCCATTCTGGCGAACGGCGTGATCGAGGAGGCCAAACCGGCCAAAGAGTTCCAGGCTTCGCAAAATCCGGTCGTGCAACAATTCATCCGTGGCGAGACGGAAGGGCCTATTCAAGTCTTGTAG
- a CDS encoding MlaE family lipid ABC transporter permease subunit, whose translation MLFLLPQIGAYTLRQLSEMGRMFLFLLSAFILAFRPPGKFRLIIYHLKTIGVDSLSVVLLSGFFTGMVMGFQGYYSLRKFNAESWLGSAAALGLLRELGPVLSAFMVTGRTGSAMAAELGTMRATEQIDALYSMAINPVKYLVSPRIIASLIAMPLLTAIFDVVGIYGAYLIGVGLLGVSSGSYIAGMENAVVFQDVYSGFIKSVSFGLIITWVCCYKGFHAPPMATGVSQATTESVVLSFVLVLVWDYFLTSIML comes from the coding sequence ATGCTTTTCCTCTTGCCTCAAATCGGCGCCTATACCCTGCGCCAGCTTTCCGAAATGGGGAGAATGTTTCTCTTTCTCCTCTCGGCCTTTATCCTGGCGTTCCGGCCGCCGGGCAAGTTTCGCCTCATCATCTATCACCTCAAAACCATCGGCGTCGACTCCCTTTCGGTCGTCCTTCTGTCCGGCTTTTTTACCGGAATGGTGATGGGTTTCCAAGGTTATTATAGTCTTAGAAAGTTCAACGCCGAAAGTTGGCTTGGTTCAGCCGCAGCCTTGGGCCTTTTGCGCGAGCTTGGGCCGGTGCTGTCGGCCTTTATGGTTACGGGACGGACCGGCTCGGCCATGGCCGCCGAGCTCGGCACGATGAGAGCGACGGAGCAGATCGACGCGCTCTATTCCATGGCGATCAACCCGGTCAAGTATCTGGTATCGCCGCGCATCATCGCGAGCTTGATCGCCATGCCTCTGCTCACCGCCATCTTCGACGTCGTCGGAATCTACGGCGCCTATCTGATCGGCGTCGGGCTCCTCGGAGTAAGCTCCGGAAGCTACATCGCGGGGATGGAGAACGCCGTCGTCTTTCAAGACGTGTACAGCGGCTTTATCAAGTCGGTGAGCTTCGGCCTGATCATCACCTGGGTTTGCTGTTACAAGGGGTTTCACGCTCCGCCCATGGCGACCGGCGTAAGCCAGGCGACCACGGAGTCGGTGGTGCTCTCGTTCGTGCTGGTGCTCGTCTGGGATTATTTTCTGACTTCGATTATGCTTTGA
- a CDS encoding tRNA1(Val) (adenine(37)-N6)-methyltransferase, with product MEKKTSADETLDTLFDGKLTVLQSKTGYRFSLDALLLAYFTPVRKKERVVDLGTGNGVVALILAALEPSLKVVGVEVQPEMAERAARSAALNRLGDRVSIVHGDVRAVERLFPAGSFDVAVANPPYRRLASGRINPNGEKRVARHEIEANLRDFLRAAVYLLRRGGKMSVVYPAFRTADLIQAMREEKLEPKRMRLVHSFAGGDASLVLAEGVKGGGSEMKILPPLVVYTKEREYTPEMSAILAGR from the coding sequence ATGGAGAAAAAAACCTCGGCGGACGAAACGCTCGATACGCTCTTTGACGGCAAGCTTACCGTTCTTCAGAGCAAGACGGGATACCGATTTTCCCTCGATGCTTTGCTACTGGCGTATTTCACGCCCGTGCGCAAAAAAGAACGGGTCGTCGATCTCGGAACGGGAAACGGCGTCGTCGCGTTGATTCTCGCCGCCCTCGAGCCGTCTCTCAAGGTCGTCGGCGTGGAGGTTCAGCCGGAGATGGCTGAGCGGGCGGCGCGGAGCGCGGCGCTCAACCGGTTGGGTGACCGCGTTTCAATCGTCCACGGCGACGTGCGCGCGGTGGAGCGGCTGTTTCCCGCGGGGAGTTTTGACGTCGCGGTCGCCAATCCGCCCTACCGCCGGCTGGCGAGCGGCAGGATCAATCCCAACGGCGAAAAGCGAGTCGCGCGGCACGAGATAGAGGCGAATCTACGCGACTTTCTCCGTGCCGCCGTTTACTTGCTCCGCCGCGGCGGAAAAATGTCGGTGGTATACCCGGCATTCCGGACGGCGGATCTCATTCAAGCCATGCGCGAAGAAAAATTGGAGCCCAAGCGCATGAGGCTGGTTCATTCCTTTGCAGGGGGCGACGCGTCTCTCGTCCTGGCGGAAGGCGTCAAAGGCGGCGGCAGCGAGATGAAGATCCTGCCTCCCCTGGTCGTATACACAAAAGAGCGAGAATATACTCCGGAAATGAGCGCGATTTTGGCGGGGCGGTAG
- a CDS encoding DUF721 domain-containing protein, whose amino-acid sequence MEKHDPIEKLGQVLDKSLKRLDPTGRLGEYGVWPIWNEAVGDTIARNAQPEKIRQGTLFVKVSSPVWMQQLQYLKDTIADKINQTLGKEVVKNIFFVTGKVEAKAAAQTNEAPEPSPPSASPSKLDEEMLGSIKDPEIRRALKKLFTASSRKRRD is encoded by the coding sequence ATGGAAAAACACGATCCCATCGAAAAGCTCGGCCAAGTGCTGGACAAGTCGCTCAAGCGTCTGGACCCGACCGGCAGGCTCGGAGAATACGGCGTGTGGCCGATATGGAATGAGGCGGTCGGCGATACCATCGCGCGCAACGCCCAGCCGGAAAAGATCCGCCAGGGGACTCTCTTTGTAAAGGTCTCGAGCCCGGTATGGATGCAGCAGCTTCAGTATCTCAAGGATACGATCGCCGATAAAATCAATCAGACGCTCGGAAAAGAAGTCGTCAAGAATATCTTTTTCGTGACCGGCAAAGTGGAAGCGAAAGCCGCCGCACAAACCAACGAAGCACCCGAACCGTCTCCTCCGTCCGCTTCGCCATCGAAGCTCGACGAGGAGATGCTGGGTTCGATCAAGGATCCGGAGATCCGCCGCGCGCTGAAAAAACTCTTCACCGCCAGCTCGCGCAAACGGCGAGACTAA